The genomic DNA TATTTCCTTTGCCAATCCCGCGGCGAACGCGCGGGGTCTCACTAGAACTTCACAGAACACAGGCCGAATCCACGGACGTTGAATTCTACAATCATTTGGTCTTATGGCTACGCTCGACACGCCGATATCGCAGGCGCGACTTACCGCGATCGAGCTCTCTCACAGCTTCAAGCTGAAGGTGACCAACCGCAGACGAAGTCGCATCCCATCCGAGGTATTGTCGAAAGTTGTGTTCTTGAGTGAATGAAAAAGGTGGCGCATCCTGTTGGAACTATCACCCTCCAACGGCCCGACGTGGGCAAAGGAATACGCCATGAATCAGACTAAAACAGATCGAACCGACGTGCCAGTGGACAACCAGATCGATCCCGAAGTGGTTTCCTTCCGGGCTCAGTTCGACCAGCGAAGTCCACTCGACGAAATTGTCCGCGAAGGAGCCAGGCGAATGCTGCAATCTGCGATCGACGCTGAAGTCGAAGCGTTCATCGGCATGCATTCCAGTCGAACCGACGAGCGAGGCAGACGACTCGTCGTCAAAAACGGAAGCTTGCCGGAGCGGGACATCCTCACCGGTGCTGGATCCATTCCCATCACCCAGGGGCGAGTTCGTGACAATGACCCCGATCGCAACCGACGGGTCACGTTTTCGCCCAGCGTGTTGCCAAGCTACCTGCGAAAGACCAAGGCCATCGAAGAATTGATTCCTTGGCTGTACCTCAAAGGGATCTCGACCGGTGATTTCGCGGAAGCCCTTCAGTCGCTTGTGGGCGCGCGTGCCGCAGGGCTGAGTCCCAACGTCGTCTGTCGGCTCAAGGAACAGTGGTGTAGCGAGTACGACGATTGGAGCAAGCGTGATTTATCCGACAAGCAATACGTTTACGTCTGGGCTGATGGAATTCACGCGAAGGTCCGTCTGGAAGACGATGCCAACAAAAAGCAGTGCTTGCTGGTGCTAATGGGAGCAACGCCCGATGGCAAAAAGGAACTGATCGCCGTCCTCGATGGCTACCGTGAAAGCGAACAAAGCTGGAGTGAACTGCTCATCGATCTCAAGCAACGAGGCCTGAAGATGGCTCCGAAGATCGCCATCGGTGACGGTGCGTTAGGCTTCTGGGCGGCGATTCGGAAAGTGTTTCCCGAGACCCGCGAACAGCGCTGTTGGGTCCATAAGACGGCCAACGTTTTGAACAAGATGCCCAAGAGCGTGCAGCCCAAGGCGAAGGGAGACCTGCACGAAATCTGGCAAGCCGAGACGAAGGACGACGCGAACAAAGCGTTCGATCACTTCCTTGAAAAATACGGTGCGAAATACGCTCCTGCATGCGCGTGCTTAAAGAAGGACCGTGACGTGCTGCTGGCATTCTACGATTTCCCGGCGGAGCACTGGAGTCACCTCCGAACGACCAACCCGATCGAGTCCACGTTCGCGACGATCCGGCTTCGCCATCGAAAGACCAAAGGAAGTGGAACCCGGCGAGCAAGCTTGGCGATGATGTTCAAGCTCGCCCAATCAGCATCCAAGAAATGGAGACGCCTGAACTGCCACGAAAAGATCACTCTCGTCACCGAAGGGCGTTCCTTCAAAGACGGAATCATGCAGGATGAGATCGCCGCTTAATTCAATTTCTCAAAACACAACAATTGACAATTACTCATCCCATCCTCGATCCCTCTCATGCAAGTTGAGCGAATCGATCAGCCGTCGAAGGGCTCCGAATTTGAGTAGTGATCCGAAGACGCTTACGCCAGCCCCACGCCCTGCTCGGTCGCCCAGTATCCGCCGCGTTGGTGATCGAACAGCGGCAGCGTTCCGCGAATCGACGCATCGAAGCGGCCGCGATCAAAGACTCGGCGACCGCCGACCCAGGTCGTCACAGGCCAGCCGGTTAAGGTCTCGCCGTCCCATGGGGACCAACGACACTTCGTTTGCTGTTCTTCATTGCGGATCGTTTTCTGTTGTTCCAGATCAACCAACACCAGATCGGCATCATAGCCATCGGCGATCCGCCCCTTGCCGACGATTCCCCAAACGCGAGCCGGGGCATCACACATCCAATGGACCAGCTGCTGCAGATCGCACTTCCCTTGAGCGACTTGGTTCAGCAGAAGGGGGAGGCTGTTTTCGACCGCTGGAAGACCGGAGGGACTCTTCGGATAAGGCTGTTGTTTTTCGGCGAGCGTATGAGGCGCGTGGTCGGTCGCGATGACTTGGATCTCGCCGTCCAATAGCGCCTGCCACAGTTGGCGATTGTCGTCGGCCGATTTGATCGACGGGTTCATTTGAATCAGCGAACCGAGCCGGGCGTAATCGTCGACGTTGAAGAACAGGTGATGCGGACAAACCTCTGCCGTAACATAAGGTCGTGCCGGAGTGATCAGTTCCAATTCCGCAGCTGTCGAAACATGCAGGACATGAAAGCGGTGCTGATGCCGGACCGACAGATCGACAGCGCGGCGCGTGGCGATGTAAGCCGCTTCAGGAGACCGAATCCGCGAATGGTTCGTGATGTCGTCGCTGCCGGCGTATCGCTCGGCATTCGCGCGGACCGTCGTCTCATCCTCGCAGTGGGCGCAGATCGGCATCTCGGTTTCGGCAAAGATCTGTTCCAACACCGCCTGTTCATCGACCAGCATGTTGCCGGTGCTGCTGCCGATGAAGATCTTGATACCCGGCGTCTCGCCGCTGGGTTTCAATTCGTCGAGATTGCTGGTCGTGGCCCCCATGTAGAAGCCGTAGTTGACGGCGGAGTGGGTGGCGCCGAGAGCGTTCTTTTCGCGCAACCGCTCGCGCGTCGTCGTCGTCGGATTCGTGTTGGGCATCTCGAGGAACGTGGTCACGCCGCCGGCGGCGCAAGCGCGGCTGGCGTGGGCGAGGTCTTCTTTATGTTCCAGGCCGGGCTGGCGGAAGTGAACCTGATCGTCGATCGCTCCGGGCAGCAGATGCAGTCCGCTGGCGTCGATCGTTTCATCGGCGACCGTGGCGGGACTGGGATCGACCACGATTCGACCGTCGTCGATCAGCACCGATACCTTGCCGATTTGATCGGGGAATACGACCGTTGCGTTTTTGATCAGGGTTTTCATCGGTGTGGCTGCGCTTTCGTTTCGTGGGTTTGCCTGTTGCTATCACAAGTTTGTGGATCAAACCAACGATCAATGCAAGCCCCAGGGAGACGTGCGGAACTTGAACCAATTTTTCAATTCGATCGAGCTTTCCTCGAAATAGTTTTCCTGCCACAATCCGCCCGACCAATGGATCCCGCAACTGCTTTTCTGTCGGACAAGGAATGTGTTGACAATCGGTTGCGGGGCTTGTCTTGCGGAAAGGAATCCTGATGACAACTCTACTGGCCGCTGCGTTTGGCATTCATGCTTTTGCGATCCCCGTGTTCGGGATCGCGGTTTTGATCGCTAGCAAGCTATCTCTCGCCGACAAACGATTTGCGGAAAGCCTGTTCATGGCGGCGTTGACGCTTGTCACGCTTGTTACCCTGCGAACTGTCGCAAACAACGACCCCGCCTGGCTGACTCACACGTTGACCCTGGCGGTGATGATTCTCGGTGCCGTCTGGCTCCCATCGATGAACGATATCCAAGCAGCAAAAAAGAGCTAGCGTCTGCGAGTGTATTGATATTGATGAGCTGAAGAGGTCAACTCATCTCGCGGCGGCGATGCTTGAAAGATTCAGCCGTCGGGCATGCTCACGCGCCGAATGCTGACTGCAGATCCGCTGGCCTTGCAAAAGAGCGGCTTGGTTGCGAATCCTTTCGCAAACGCGGAGACCGCAGTTTCGGATTAGACATAATAAGGGTCGGTCTCGCGAAGAGGTCGAATCGCCGCATTGATCGACAATCCGCTGAGCGTAAGCCCAAGTACAATAAGTAGAATTCCTGACATCGAAAGCTCCTTTGAAGTGGCGTTGTGCACTCCAAAGTGAATGCACAGGCCGTGCCTGTTCCTCTCTCCGCTGCCGCCAGATCGTCATAAGTCATTGCGATACAGCATCTTGCAGCACACAGCCCCTTCGCGACCTGTCGCTTTCCAACGCTCGCGAGCGCCGTCATTCCGATGACACATTCTCAATACTGCGTTTTGAACGAGACGCTTTCTAACGAGTGGCGCACATGCTGAGCGGATAAGACACCGACATCACCCCCGCAAGATTGCAATCACCCCCCAGATCAATTACGCTCTAATAGGGTTATTCCCACTGGCCCCTGGAACGCCAAAGCAGTAGTTTTTCGATGGCTACCCTGTTCAGCCCAACCGCAATTTTGTTTACCTGCAGCGAGAGAGACATCTAGTGCCCTCCATCCGATATGCCAATCGGACGTTTTCATGCGATGCAGGCGACAACCTACGCAAAGTACTGCTTCGCTCGAAGGCCCCGGTTTACAATGGCATCGCGCGAATTGTAAATTGCCGTGGCAATGGCATCTGCGGCATGTGCACAGTTCGGCTGCGAGGCAGCGTCTCGTGGCCCTCCACCTATGAGACTGCACTCCTGCGACTGATCCCTGGAGCCGATACGCTTGGCTTGCGTCTCGCTTGTCTTTGCACCGTTCATGGCGATGTGGCGGTCGAAAAATTCGGCGGAACCTGGGGAACCGATTGCGGCAACCAACGCCATTTTGGCCGCAAAGCGACATCGGGCGATCTCCCGAACCAGCAGCACTAACACTCAACAACCACGATGAATTCTCGCTCCACTTTCGATTACATCATCGTTGGAGCGGGAAGTGCCGGATGCGTCCTGGCAGCTCGATTAGCAGCGGACGCTTCCGCTCGTGTTCTATTGATCGAAGCGGGCGGCGATCACCGCAAACGCCCCGATGTGCAAAGGCCCGCCGAATATTTGCGGCTGCAAGAAACGTCGTTGAATTGGAACTATACGACCACCGCGGCAGCGGGACTTTCTGGCCGTAAGATGATCTGCCCACGCGGACGGATGCTGGGCGGTTCCAGCGGCATCAATGCGATGATCTATCACGAGGGCGAGCCCGACGATTTCGCTAGCTGGCAGCAAGCCGCAGGCGATCGATGGAACGGCTCGGCGATCGAAAACACGATGCAGCGCCTGCGTGCGGAACTGGAAGCCACAGGCTCGGTCGAATCCCCCACCGAGATCAGCCCCGGCTGCCGAGCATTCCTCGACGCGGCAAATTCAGCTTGTGCGGAGAACCAGCTCCACGGCACGGCTGAAATCTACAACCGCACGACTCACCGGGGCGCACGCCAAACCGCGATGCAGGCCTTTCTTGGCGACAGCCCGCCAGCCAACTTGACGATCCGCAGCGACACGACGGTCCAACGGATACAGATCCAAGACCAGCAAGCAACGGGAGTGATCGTTGGCGACGGGGCTGATGGCGAAGCGATCACCGCATCGCGCGCAGTGATCCTAGCGGCTGGAGCGATCGTGTCGCCGCAGTTGTTGATGCTTTCGGGCGTTGGACCGCGACAGCAGTTGTCAGAACACGGGATCACGACGCAAGTCGATTCGCCCGCAGTGGGAGAACGGTTAGTCGACCACTTGGCGTTTCCCGTCATCTTTGCAAACAGGGATACCGCCGGGTTCCCAAGCCGCTGGTCGATGCGCGACCTGGCGCGTTGGAACCACCTGCAACGCGGGCCGATCGGATCCAACCTTGCCGAAGTCGGTGGCTTCTTCGATCTGCCGTCCGACAGCGCACTTCCCGCTCCCCTTCGCCATCGGGCGATCCAGTTCCATGTCACGCCGACCCACTATCTCCGATATCCAGCCGACGATTCGCCACCGGCGATCACGTTAGCGGTGACCGGATCGCAGCCACTGAGTCGAGGCCGCGTAACGTTGCGTTCTTCTCAGATCGGTGACTCGCCGAACATCGATCCCGGATATCTGACGGCAGCGGAGGACCTGCAGGTCATCGTCGAAGGGGTGGCCATGGCGCGACAAATCGCCCGCCAATCTCCCTTGGCAAATCGGATCGATCGCGAGCTGCTGCCGGGAGAAAAACGGAGCACTCCAGAACAACTGGAGCGGTCGATTCGAAAGTTTTCGATGACGATGTACCATCCCGCAGGCAGTTGTTCGATGGGGACCAACCCTGCCAGCAGCGTCGTCGATCCGCAGTTGCAAGTCCACGGAGTCGAGAATCTTTACATTGCCGACGCCTCCGTTTTCCCAACCCTTCCCCGTGCGAACCCGCAGGCAACGGTGATGATGGTCGCCTGGCGAGCTGCAGAGTCGATCGCCAAACGCAGCGCATCGTGACCTCCCCGCCCCTACGACCGGCGAAGCCATAACCGCAGCCAGCGCAGGCTGTGATCGCAAACGCGACGTGTTATAACGGAAAGCGTGGCGCGGCCATGCGGGGCTGTCAGATAGCAGCGTGTTAGCCCGATCTCCCGCCAAAAACATTCCGATCGCGCCCCCGATGCGACGTGCAGAGGTCTCGCTCCGATGCCGACAACCATGAATTTGGCAGTCAACAGCCAGAACGAATCGACGTCGCGAGCAAACTGGCGCGGTTACGCGATCAGCGCGACGCTGCACGCGGTGCTTCTGCTCGCTCTCGCGTTTGTGGTGCTGGGCGAAAGCGGGGTGGAAACCTTCATCGTCACAGCAAAACAAGCGACCGCGCGCGCCGAGCCACTCATTGCGATTCCGCTGGAACCCGCACCAGCTCCCGAGCCGCAGACGTCCGAAGCGATCGAGCTCGACTCTCCGCTCCCCAAACTTTCGCTGGCTCCCATCCCCGTCGATCTTCCTGGCAGACTCGCTTCGCAGAGACTCGGCGCATTGTCCGGCAGCGGGCAGAACGTCGTCACAGTCGCCCACGCACAGCCGGTCACGAAAACGGAAACCAAGTCGAAAGAGAAAGCTGCCGACGCGGTCCCCTCGGACTCTCGACGGGCTACATTTTTCGGGAGCCACGCTTACGGCAACAACTTTGTCTTCATCCTCGATGCGTCGCCGAGCATGGTCGGCGCACGCTATCGAAGAGCCTGCGACGAATTAATCGCGTCGCTGATGAAGTTAGAAGACTCGCAATCGTTTTACGTGCTGCTGTTCAGCTGGCGGACTCAGTTGATGTTCGATGGTCCGCTTGCATCGATACAGTTCATCCCGGCGACCGACGAAAACGTCGACCGGTTTCGGCAGTGGTTGTATGCGCAAGATGTGCGTAAAAACAACGGCACCGATCCGCGAGTGGCGTTGGACCTCGCCGAGCGATTGCAACCCGATGCTGTCTTCTTGCTGTCCGATGGCGAATTCAACAAACCGCCGCGATGGAATCCGAGCATGCCGACGCGGGCGATGCCTCAACACAGCGTTGCTCGGCTGGTGGAAATGATTTACGAGACGATCCCGCTGCATTGCATCGCGTTTGAGATTGCCGCCTGCGAACCGGGGCTTCGCGCCTTGTCGGTGCTAACCGGCGGCAGTTGTCGCTTTGTCCCTCCGCTGCGCCCCGACGCGGACCAGATCTTTTTGACGAAGCTAGAGAATCAATTGAGGCAGGTCGATCCGCAAGGGACCGGCGACAGCTTTAGAGCCCAACAAACGCGGCTCACGATCGCGAATTGGCTGGTCGAAAAAGGGTTTGCCGAGGAGGCTCAAGATGTCATCGAAGTCCTCGCCGACAAACAATTGCCCTCGCGGTTGCAACGCAAGCTGGAATCGATCCAAGGAAAGATATCCGAATAGGTTCGCCCGCTGCGCCGCTCGATGATGCCGCTTCCGCGTTCCCCCACGCCGCCGCCCACAACACCCACCTGCACCGGTCCACCGAAATGGGACCGGCGTGCTGGACTGGTTAACAAACCGAATGCAGCCAGTATAGTAATCGCCTCAGGATTACTGATTTCGCCGACAACCGAGTCAAGCAACACAGGAGAGTGAAACGATGCAGCGACGCCCAATAGGACGCAGTGGTTTGGTCGTGTCCGAGATTTGCATGGGAACGATGACCTTTGGTTCGCAATGCGATGAACCGACATCGTTTGCGATCATGGATCGCGCATTCGAAGCGGGGATCGATTTCTTCGACGCCGCCGAACTGTACCCCGTGCCTCCCAAAGCCGAGACCGTTGGCGTGACCGAAGAGATCGTCGGGCGATGGATGAAGACGAAGCCTCGCGACCAAGTCCTGATCGCCTCAAAAATCACGGGTCCCGGTCACGGTTGGTTCCGCCCGCCGGTTCGGGGCGGCGTCACGGCGATCGATCGCCATCAAATCATCCGATGCTGCGATCAGAGCCTGCAGAGACTGGGGACCGACTACATCGATCTCTACCAAACCCACTGGCCCGATCACAACATGCGTTACGAAGAGACGCTCGGCGCGCTGACCGAACTGAAACAAGCGGGCAAAATTCGCGCGATCGGATGCAGCAACGAAACCTCTTGGGGCGTGATGAAGAGTCTGTGGCAAGCGGAAAAGCATGGCACGATGCGATACGACACCGTGCAGAACAACTTCAGCCTGATCAACCGGCGCTGCGAGAGCGAATTGGCTCAGGTTTGTCGGCAGGAGAGCGTCGGTTTGCTGCCCTATTCACCACTGGGCGGCGGCGTGTTGACTGGTAAATACAACGACCAGAACCCAATCGGCGGCCGCTTTACCGAGTACCTGGAGAATGGGGAACCGCGGCAACAGCGGATGGCTCGCCGTTTTGTCAACGAGCGGACGATCGAAACGACGCGTCGCTTGAAAGTGATCGCCGACGAGATCGGTGTTTCGCTGGCAACGCTAGCGGTCGCTTGGAGCAAGCAGCACGACTTCGTCGCTTCGACTATCATCGGCGCAACCTCGGTGGACCAGTTGAACGAATCGTTACCCGCGGCCGACCTGGTGCTCGACGCACAGACAATGGAGCGGATCGATGCGATCGACGCGGAGATTCCCAATCCGATGACCGAGGACGGCTTGCGTCGCTTGTAATTGCTAGCGGTCGTTTTTTATATAGTTTTGCTGTGCTTTTGCGGGATATTCCGATTCGCCTGATAATTCCATCAAGCTTTGCTTTGCGAGGGTCGATGACCGATCAAATCCGATGGATGATTCTCCACAGGCGTGTTGGAAGCCCTATGAAAATTCGACAAATTTTGCATGCATCTTTGCTGATCTGGATCTGTGCCGGACTCGTAACCCCACGAGCCACGATCGGCAACGAAAGTCCCGCGATCACTCGCCATGCAAAGCCGATCCCGATTGCAAAACGAATCCAGGACGTCGCCTTGCACGGCGACGGGGAACTGCAGGGAGCGGTCGTCGACAGCAACGGCCATCCAATCGAAGACGCTCCGGTCGTGATCGGACAGTTCGGCAAACCGATCGCTGAACTGCGAACCGACCGCCAGGGGCGATTCGTCGTCAGCGGCTTAAACGCCGGTATCTACCAAGTTGTCTCACACGGCGGTGCCCAGCACTGCCGCGTCTGGCCAACCGGAACCGCTCCAGCGTCGGCCAAGCAGGGCGTGATCCACGTCACCGAACCCGAGGTGGCTCGCGGCGCTGGCAACAGCAGCCTGTACAGCATGTACAGCCATCCGCTGTTCGCTTTTGGCGTCGCTGCGGCATCGGTTGCAATTCCGATCGCGGTCGAAGACGACGACGCCAGCTGAACGCGGGGACTCGACCTTGCGACGCTGATTTATGCCCGCCGCGGTACATTCCCGCGTGGGCGGTTGATACATTGTTATTAGCATGTAGACGAACAACCACTCACCCGTGCCAGGAGCCTAAAGCGTGAATCAGTTAGAACAGCTGAAGCAATACACAACCGTTGTTGCCGACACCGGCGACTTCGAATCGATGAAGCAATACCAGCCTCAG from Rosistilla oblonga includes the following:
- a CDS encoding aldo/keto reductase, whose protein sequence is MQRRPIGRSGLVVSEICMGTMTFGSQCDEPTSFAIMDRAFEAGIDFFDAAELYPVPPKAETVGVTEEIVGRWMKTKPRDQVLIASKITGPGHGWFRPPVRGGVTAIDRHQIIRCCDQSLQRLGTDYIDLYQTHWPDHNMRYEETLGALTELKQAGKIRAIGCSNETSWGVMKSLWQAEKHGTMRYDTVQNNFSLINRRCESELAQVCRQESVGLLPYSPLGGGVLTGKYNDQNPIGGRFTEYLENGEPRQQRMARRFVNERTIETTRRLKVIADEIGVSLATLAVAWSKQHDFVASTIIGATSVDQLNESLPAADLVLDAQTMERIDAIDAEIPNPMTEDGLRRL
- a CDS encoding IS256 family transposase; the protein is MNQTKTDRTDVPVDNQIDPEVVSFRAQFDQRSPLDEIVREGARRMLQSAIDAEVEAFIGMHSSRTDERGRRLVVKNGSLPERDILTGAGSIPITQGRVRDNDPDRNRRVTFSPSVLPSYLRKTKAIEELIPWLYLKGISTGDFAEALQSLVGARAAGLSPNVVCRLKEQWCSEYDDWSKRDLSDKQYVYVWADGIHAKVRLEDDANKKQCLLVLMGATPDGKKELIAVLDGYRESEQSWSELLIDLKQRGLKMAPKIAIGDGALGFWAAIRKVFPETREQRCWVHKTANVLNKMPKSVQPKAKGDLHEIWQAETKDDANKAFDHFLEKYGAKYAPACACLKKDRDVLLAFYDFPAEHWSHLRTTNPIESTFATIRLRHRKTKGSGTRRASLAMMFKLAQSASKKWRRLNCHEKITLVTEGRSFKDGIMQDEIAA
- a CDS encoding dihydroorotase; this translates as MKTLIKNATVVFPDQIGKVSVLIDDGRIVVDPSPATVADETIDASGLHLLPGAIDDQVHFRQPGLEHKEDLAHASRACAAGGVTTFLEMPNTNPTTTTRERLREKNALGATHSAVNYGFYMGATTSNLDELKPSGETPGIKIFIGSSTGNMLVDEQAVLEQIFAETEMPICAHCEDETTVRANAERYAGSDDITNHSRIRSPEAAYIATRRAVDLSVRHQHRFHVLHVSTAAELELITPARPYVTAEVCPHHLFFNVDDYARLGSLIQMNPSIKSADDNRQLWQALLDGEIQVIATDHAPHTLAEKQQPYPKSPSGLPAVENSLPLLLNQVAQGKCDLQQLVHWMCDAPARVWGIVGKGRIADGYDADLVLVDLEQQKTIRNEEQQTKCRWSPWDGETLTGWPVTTWVGGRRVFDRGRFDASIRGTLPLFDHQRGGYWATEQGVGLA
- a CDS encoding GMC family oxidoreductase, whose amino-acid sequence is MNSRSTFDYIIVGAGSAGCVLAARLAADASARVLLIEAGGDHRKRPDVQRPAEYLRLQETSLNWNYTTTAAAGLSGRKMICPRGRMLGGSSGINAMIYHEGEPDDFASWQQAAGDRWNGSAIENTMQRLRAELEATGSVESPTEISPGCRAFLDAANSACAENQLHGTAEIYNRTTHRGARQTAMQAFLGDSPPANLTIRSDTTVQRIQIQDQQATGVIVGDGADGEAITASRAVILAAGAIVSPQLLMLSGVGPRQQLSEHGITTQVDSPAVGERLVDHLAFPVIFANRDTAGFPSRWSMRDLARWNHLQRGPIGSNLAEVGGFFDLPSDSALPAPLRHRAIQFHVTPTHYLRYPADDSPPAITLAVTGSQPLSRGRVTLRSSQIGDSPNIDPGYLTAAEDLQVIVEGVAMARQIARQSPLANRIDRELLPGEKRSTPEQLERSIRKFSMTMYHPAGSCSMGTNPASSVVDPQLQVHGVENLYIADASVFPTLPRANPQATVMMVAWRAAESIAKRSAS
- a CDS encoding carboxypeptidase-like regulatory domain-containing protein, with product MKIRQILHASLLIWICAGLVTPRATIGNESPAITRHAKPIPIAKRIQDVALHGDGELQGAVVDSNGHPIEDAPVVIGQFGKPIAELRTDRQGRFVVSGLNAGIYQVVSHGGAQHCRVWPTGTAPASAKQGVIHVTEPEVARGAGNSSLYSMYSHPLFAFGVAAASVAIPIAVEDDDAS
- a CDS encoding 2Fe-2S iron-sulfur cluster-binding protein, with the translated sequence MPSIRYANRTFSCDAGDNLRKVLLRSKAPVYNGIARIVNCRGNGICGMCTVRLRGSVSWPSTYETALLRLIPGADTLGLRLACLCTVHGDVAVEKFGGTWGTDCGNQRHFGRKATSGDLPNQQH